A genomic region of Corticium candelabrum chromosome 6, ooCorCand1.1, whole genome shotgun sequence contains the following coding sequences:
- the LOC134181537 gene encoding SH3 and cysteine-rich domain-containing protein 3-like, translating into MHHGQLSGVLKLKGSEFPVAVLPDVAAKDETKYCVAMFSYTAESDDDITVDVGEKLVVLDKADSEWWKCACGDKSGFIPANHCQEIQPRQQIAHSIYQFTAEEEGELSFFADQIIIVTDDEENGWLVGMIGDQYGAFPASFVELLPS; encoded by the exons ATGCATCATGGCCAGTTGTCAGGCGTACTGAAGTTAAAAGGTTCGG AGTTTCCTG TTGCAGTTTTACCAGATGTGGCAGCTAAG GATGAGACTAAGTATTGTGTGGCCATGTTCTCCTACACAGCTGAATCAGATGATGACATCACTGTCGA TGTGGGAGAGAAACTTGTTGTGTTGGATAAGGCAGACTCCGAGTGGTGGAAG TGTGCCTGTGGGGACAAGAGTGGATTTATTCCTGCTAATCATTGTCAG gaAATCCAGCCAAGACAACAGATAGCCCACTCTATATATCAGTTTACTGCTGAAGAAGAAGGTGAACTTAGCTTCTTTGCCGATCAG ATAATAATTGTGACTGACGATGAAGAAAACGGCTGGTTAGTTGGCATGATCGGAGATCAATATGGTGCATTTCCAGCTTCTTTTGTTGAACTGTTGCCTTCATAA